The following are encoded together in the Leptospira langatensis genome:
- the ptsP gene encoding phosphoenolpyruvate--protein phosphotransferase has translation MNGTKRITYQGIVAFPGRFYGRCVKIGTKRRHLAHGAYIHESQKQDELSKLSKALESSKVELKSIITKLKAREEDKELKEILETQVTITEDPGLQDSFRVRIKEYNENAFLAVQNTINELTDKFTRLDNPFFRERSDHFQDISNRILENLLDKKEEVSFLADQSEDVILVARQITPSQMILMDKSRIRGIATDLGGKTGHMAILARNYGIPTVVGLKEFYRNVNDLEYVFLDADTGQMVRNPTIEEVKYYGASSPLINEEKSSKPKKAITKDGIRIRLKCNLESDTDCDLAKKADVDGVGLFRSESLFLKYQDKNVSGEEQFQAYKRIAEGMDPNPVYIRTFDIGADKFSTGEEEDNPFLGNRGIRYSLQNVDWFKEQLNSILKASAYGNLSILLPMVTSVAEIRKTKAILEECKRELSTAKEKFNKKIKLGVMIETPSAVSSMDVLAKEVDFFSVGTNDLLQYLMAVDRNNANVSNLYNPFHISFLRALSQIVETAWKYEKPLSICGELASDTNFTILLLGLGFRELSVALPFVGSIRKILGSVGLKQANFLLKKIMELSEEEDYEAIEAFLFSKHLE, from the coding sequence ATGAACGGCACGAAAAGGATCACGTACCAAGGGATAGTCGCCTTTCCCGGAAGATTTTACGGTCGTTGCGTAAAGATCGGTACCAAGAGAAGACATCTCGCCCACGGTGCCTATATCCATGAATCCCAAAAACAGGATGAGCTCTCTAAACTCTCCAAGGCCTTAGAATCCTCTAAGGTTGAGCTGAAATCCATCATCACAAAATTAAAAGCAAGAGAAGAAGACAAGGAACTGAAAGAGATCCTAGAGACCCAAGTCACGATCACAGAAGATCCTGGGTTACAAGACTCGTTCCGAGTACGGATCAAAGAGTATAATGAGAACGCTTTTCTTGCGGTCCAAAACACGATCAATGAACTCACTGATAAATTTACTAGGCTGGACAACCCCTTCTTCCGGGAAAGATCGGATCATTTTCAAGATATCTCCAACCGCATCCTGGAAAATCTCTTAGATAAGAAGGAAGAGGTATCCTTTCTCGCAGACCAATCCGAAGACGTGATCCTAGTCGCAAGACAGATTACTCCTTCTCAGATGATCCTAATGGATAAGAGCAGGATCCGAGGGATCGCAACCGATCTGGGAGGAAAGACAGGTCATATGGCCATCCTTGCCAGGAACTACGGGATCCCTACTGTAGTCGGTCTCAAGGAATTTTACAGAAACGTAAACGACTTGGAGTATGTTTTCCTAGACGCCGACACCGGCCAGATGGTCAGAAATCCAACCATCGAAGAGGTGAAGTACTACGGAGCCTCCTCTCCTCTGATCAACGAGGAAAAATCCTCCAAACCGAAGAAGGCGATCACTAAGGACGGGATCCGCATTCGCTTAAAATGTAATCTAGAATCGGATACGGACTGCGATCTTGCAAAGAAGGCGGACGTGGACGGAGTGGGACTCTTTCGATCCGAATCCCTATTCTTGAAATACCAGGATAAGAACGTCTCCGGCGAAGAGCAATTCCAGGCCTACAAAAGGATCGCAGAAGGAATGGATCCAAACCCAGTGTATATTCGGACCTTCGATATAGGTGCGGATAAATTCTCCACCGGAGAAGAAGAGGACAACCCTTTCCTAGGAAATCGCGGGATCAGATATAGTTTACAAAATGTGGACTGGTTCAAGGAGCAATTAAACTCCATCTTAAAAGCCTCCGCCTATGGGAATCTGAGTATCCTACTTCCGATGGTGACAAGCGTTGCAGAGATCCGAAAGACCAAGGCAATATTAGAAGAATGTAAAAGGGAACTTTCCACCGCGAAGGAAAAATTCAATAAGAAGATCAAACTAGGAGTGATGATAGAGACCCCGTCGGCGGTTTCCTCTATGGATGTGCTTGCCAAGGAAGTGGATTTCTTTTCCGTAGGAACAAACGATCTACTCCAATATCTGATGGCAGTGGATCGAAATAACGCAAACGTTTCGAATCTGTACAATCCATTCCATATTTCTTTCCTAAGAGCACTCTCTCAGATCGTAGAGACTGCCTGGAAGTACGAAAAGCCTTTGAGTATTTGCGGAGAGTTAGCCTCCGATACGAATTTTACGATCCTATTATTGGGGTTAGGATTTAGAGAACTCTCTGTCGCACTTCCTTTCGTTGGTTCCATCCGAAAGATCCTAGGATCAGTCGGTCTTAAGCAGGCAAATTTCTTATTAAAGAAAATTATGGAACTTTCGGAAGAAGAGGACTACGAAGCGATAGAAGCATTCTTGTTCAGTAAACATCTAGAATAA
- the lpxC gene encoding UDP-3-O-acyl-N-acetylglucosamine deacetylase yields the protein MNFTEHRKTLKETVRIKGIGLHSGKEVNLIGHPAPVGTGIVFEYRKGEDKASIPVELSNVVDTSNATTLGDGLHRVQTVEHLMAAVFSVGITDMILEIDSVEVPIMDGSSLPFLEAFEETGYTEFEENIEPIYVKNPMWVVDGDKYLVILPSKEWKVTYTIDFPHPLLKGQNITVNLDRDILKKEILPARTFGFLKDVEALQARGLAMGGSLDNAIVLTQDGYLNESLRYENECVRHKILDLVGDLSIAGRPIIGHYLASKAGHALDVSMAKLVMSSETGNELGKYKSRRIPLFKRKAAVV from the coding sequence ATGAATTTCACGGAACACAGAAAAACATTAAAAGAAACAGTTAGAATTAAGGGGATCGGGCTCCATTCCGGTAAGGAAGTGAATCTGATCGGACATCCCGCACCAGTCGGGACAGGCATTGTATTCGAATATCGCAAGGGAGAAGATAAGGCTTCCATCCCAGTAGAGTTAAGCAATGTGGTAGATACGAGTAACGCCACCACATTAGGGGACGGGCTCCATAGAGTCCAAACGGTAGAGCATTTGATGGCAGCCGTTTTCTCCGTTGGGATCACAGACATGATCCTAGAGATCGACTCCGTAGAGGTTCCCATCATGGATGGTTCCTCCCTTCCCTTTTTGGAAGCCTTCGAAGAGACCGGTTATACCGAATTCGAAGAGAATATAGAACCGATTTATGTTAAAAACCCAATGTGGGTGGTGGACGGAGATAAGTATCTGGTCATTCTACCTAGCAAGGAATGGAAGGTGACCTATACGATCGACTTCCCTCATCCCCTCCTCAAAGGCCAGAACATCACAGTCAATTTAGACAGAGATATCCTCAAAAAAGAGATCCTTCCGGCAAGAACCTTCGGTTTCCTCAAAGACGTAGAAGCATTGCAAGCCCGGGGACTGGCAATGGGAGGTTCCTTGGACAATGCAATCGTTCTTACCCAAGACGGTTACCTGAACGAATCCCTGAGATACGAAAACGAATGCGTACGACACAAGATCCTAGATCTAGTGGGAGATCTTTCCATCGCGGGAAGACCGATTATCGGACATTATCTGGCTTCTAAAGCGGGTCACGCTCTGGACGTATCTATGGCTAAGTTAGTCATGAGTTCTGAAACAGGAAATGAACTCGGAAAATACAAGAGCCGCCGGATCCCTCTCTTCAAAAGAAAAGCAGCCGTCGTATAG
- a CDS encoding SDR family oxidoreductase, which translates to MKQVLITGANRGIGLELSTLFAEKGYQVVAACRKASEPLRRLEVKIYEGLDLTQSQSFESLSSFLSGTKIDILINNAGILIPDNLESLDFQELETQILVNAIAPIRLTRLLLPKIANHGKIVFITSRMGSMGDNSSGAYYGYRMSKAALNAGAVSLARDLLPQKIGVGIYHPGMVATEMTGRQGISPRSAAEGLYHQIASLTLERSGRFFHQNGEELPW; encoded by the coding sequence ATGAAACAAGTTCTGATAACAGGAGCGAATCGAGGGATCGGTTTGGAACTCTCTACACTCTTCGCCGAAAAAGGATACCAAGTCGTTGCGGCTTGCAGAAAGGCTTCCGAACCTTTGAGAAGATTGGAGGTCAAGATCTACGAAGGCCTGGACCTGACCCAAAGCCAGAGCTTCGAATCCCTTTCCAGTTTCCTTTCGGGGACCAAGATCGATATTCTCATCAATAATGCGGGAATACTCATCCCGGACAATCTAGAGAGTTTGGACTTCCAAGAATTGGAAACCCAGATCCTCGTGAACGCGATCGCACCGATCCGACTGACCCGGCTTCTTCTCCCCAAAATTGCGAATCACGGAAAGATCGTATTCATTACGAGTAGAATGGGATCCATGGGAGACAATTCTTCCGGAGCATATTACGGATACAGAATGTCCAAGGCAGCTCTGAACGCAGGGGCAGTGAGCCTGGCTCGGGACCTTCTCCCCCAAAAGATAGGAGTGGGCATCTATCACCCGGGAATGGTGGCCACGGAAATGACCGGTAGACAGGGAATTTCCCCTAGATCTGCTGCCGAAGGACTGTATCATCAGATAGCTTCTCTTACCCTGGAAAGGTCCGGAAGATTCTTTCACCAGAACGGGGAAGAGTTACCATGGTAA
- a CDS encoding TIGR00266 family protein, whose protein sequence is MQYQITHKPSFSLLKLRLGPGQSIKSEAGAMVYMSSKMQVETKMGSGFFSALARKFLGGESFFFNTYIAPSEGGEIGLAPDLPGDIIELDLNGRSVMVQSGSYLASDSGIQVVSKFGGIRSLFGGEGLFLLEVSGSGKAFLSSYGAIVPIQVQGNYTVDTGHIVAFENSLQFSVGRAGGNWKSTLLGGEGLVANFSGNGTLWIQSRVPSSFISWLTRLLPV, encoded by the coding sequence ATGCAATATCAGATCACTCACAAACCTTCGTTCTCCTTATTGAAACTTAGATTGGGACCGGGTCAATCGATTAAATCGGAAGCGGGAGCCATGGTGTACATGAGCTCTAAAATGCAGGTGGAAACCAAGATGGGTAGCGGTTTCTTCTCCGCACTCGCTAGAAAATTCTTAGGAGGAGAATCCTTCTTCTTCAATACGTACATCGCACCCTCGGAAGGAGGAGAGATCGGTCTTGCTCCGGATCTTCCGGGAGACATCATCGAATTGGATCTGAACGGTAGAAGTGTAATGGTCCAATCCGGATCTTACTTGGCATCCGATTCCGGGATCCAAGTAGTTTCTAAGTTCGGTGGAATTCGTTCTTTGTTCGGAGGAGAAGGATTATTCCTACTCGAAGTCTCCGGAAGCGGAAAGGCCTTCTTGAGTTCGTACGGCGCGATCGTTCCCATCCAAGTACAAGGAAATTATACCGTGGATACAGGTCATATCGTGGCCTTCGAAAATTCTCTTCAGTTCAGTGTGGGAAGAGCGGGCGGGAATTGGAAATCCACTCTGCTCGGAGGAGAAGGTCTTGTGGCAAACTTCTCCGGAAACGGAACTCTTTGGATCCAAAGTAGGGTACCTTCCAGCTTCATCAGTTGGCTTACTAGGCTTCTTCCAGTTTAA
- a CDS encoding TIGR00266 family protein has translation MNIQLLYKPSYSIAKVSLSSGESIRAEAGALMSMSAHVQIQTTKAQKGIFKSLKAAFLGGESFWMNTFTAPQPGEVLLAPTLPGDVEKLDLNGTIFVQSSSFLAADPTIDIDTKFQGLKGFFSGESLFFLKLSGKGPLVISSYGGIEVLEVEGEFIVDTGHIVAFEEGLQYEITKFGGWKSFFLGGEGFVAKFKGKGRLWIQSRNVPSLGSWFRNELPPKKQ, from the coding sequence ATGAATATTCAATTATTATACAAACCTTCTTATTCCATCGCGAAGGTCAGTCTTTCTTCCGGCGAGTCTATCAGGGCGGAAGCGGGAGCCCTTATGAGTATGAGCGCTCATGTTCAGATCCAAACCACAAAGGCGCAAAAAGGGATCTTTAAATCCTTAAAGGCTGCCTTTCTTGGTGGAGAATCCTTTTGGATGAACACGTTTACCGCACCACAGCCGGGAGAAGTGCTTCTTGCTCCCACTCTTCCGGGTGACGTGGAAAAATTGGATCTAAACGGAACGATATTTGTGCAATCCAGTTCCTTCTTGGCGGCGGATCCTACGATCGATATCGATACCAAGTTCCAAGGACTAAAAGGGTTCTTCAGTGGGGAATCCCTCTTCTTCTTAAAGCTTTCCGGAAAGGGACCTCTCGTTATTTCCAGTTACGGAGGAATCGAGGTCTTGGAGGTCGAAGGAGAATTCATCGTAGACACAGGACATATCGTAGCCTTCGAAGAAGGCTTGCAATACGAGATCACTAAGTTCGGAGGCTGGAAATCCTTCTTTCTAGGAGGAGAAGGATTCGTAGCGAAATTCAAGGGTAAGGGTAGACTTTGGATCCAATCCAGGAACGTTCCTTCTTTAGGCTCTTGGTTCCGAAACGAATTGCCTCCCAAAAAACAATAA
- a CDS encoding TIGR00266 family protein codes for MKHEILAKPDFPIIKLTLSAGESIRAESGAMVAMSSKVKMETKAQGGIFASAKRALFSGESFFQNTFTAEGGEGELFLTSATQGDLEHRSLKNEELILSRGAYVAGSTDLTIDSKWGGFKGFFAGEGLFFLKVSGSGELFFSSFGAIHTVDVDGTYIVDTGHIVGFEPSLDYSIDKVGGLKSLFLSGEGLVARFSGKGRLYVQTRNQNSFASWADTWRRVTRSSSGGGD; via the coding sequence ATGAAACACGAAATATTAGCAAAACCTGATTTTCCTATTATCAAACTTACTCTAAGCGCAGGCGAATCCATCCGAGCGGAATCCGGCGCTATGGTCGCCATGTCCTCTAAAGTGAAGATGGAGACGAAGGCGCAAGGCGGGATCTTTGCCTCCGCAAAGAGAGCTCTCTTTAGTGGCGAAAGCTTCTTCCAAAATACGTTCACTGCAGAAGGTGGAGAAGGGGAATTGTTCCTGACTTCCGCCACCCAAGGAGACTTGGAACATCGCAGTCTCAAGAACGAAGAATTGATCCTCAGCAGAGGAGCATACGTCGCAGGTAGCACGGATCTCACCATAGATAGTAAATGGGGAGGCTTCAAAGGATTCTTTGCCGGAGAAGGTCTATTCTTTCTGAAAGTAAGCGGGAGCGGAGAGCTTTTCTTCTCTAGCTTTGGTGCGATCCATACTGTGGATGTGGATGGGACTTACATCGTAGACACAGGGCATATCGTAGGATTTGAACCGAGCCTGGACTATAGCATAGATAAGGTAGGAGGACTGAAGTCCCTCTTTCTATCCGGAGAAGGACTCGTCGCCAGATTTTCAGGTAAAGGAAGACTCTATGTCCAGACCAGGAACCAAAACTCATTCGCTTCCTGGGCGGATACTTGGAGAAGAGTCACCCGGTCTAGCAGCGGAGGGGGAGATTAA
- a CDS encoding radical SAM protein, with protein sequence MSTSTLRPESSIALLEEMERKYKQIPFEAILKQDILRQGIHFLPESFQVGEEYKTKDYFIFSFDHIPLADMKEGTDSKAPEEIKITGGYFNLLPTVVSTRNNPNSPYKVKRIPAGQTDEGRPGLYLGETFLGKLEYPPKPAWYRHKTKSGKIPGEIAPVIEWGYLIYLTVFRNCQYFGKDEECAYCDINHNYRQQKNAGRPYTGVKDIEDLLEVLSWIDAEDEIAKVYTITGGSVITSLKKKNEIDFYLEYAQAIEERFPGRWMGKIVSQAWEKEDCQKFKDVGIQVYHPNYEVWEPELFRKICPGKESYIGRDTWIRRIVDSAEVFGPSYVIPNFVGGVELSQPWGFSTVSEAIRSTGEGLDFFMSKGIMPRFTAWCPEPYTTLGTQAGPPLEYFCELLTVWKATFEKYNLPVPPGYGEPGPGKAVFSVSAFMDVIGYQGRN encoded by the coding sequence ATGAGTACTAGCACCCTTCGCCCAGAATCTTCCATCGCCTTACTTGAGGAAATGGAACGGAAATATAAGCAGATTCCTTTCGAAGCCATCTTGAAACAGGATATCCTGAGACAAGGAATTCATTTTCTTCCGGAATCCTTCCAAGTGGGAGAAGAGTATAAGACCAAGGATTACTTCATCTTCTCCTTTGATCATATTCCTTTGGCGGACATGAAAGAAGGAACGGACTCCAAGGCCCCGGAAGAGATCAAGATCACCGGCGGATATTTCAATCTTCTTCCTACTGTAGTATCTACTCGCAATAATCCGAATTCTCCATACAAAGTAAAACGCATCCCTGCCGGACAAACCGACGAAGGAAGACCAGGGCTTTATCTAGGGGAGACCTTCTTAGGAAAATTGGAATATCCTCCTAAGCCAGCTTGGTACAGACACAAAACCAAGTCCGGAAAGATCCCGGGTGAGATCGCGCCGGTCATCGAATGGGGATATTTGATCTACCTTACGGTCTTTCGCAACTGCCAGTATTTCGGAAAAGACGAAGAATGCGCGTACTGCGATATCAATCATAATTACAGACAACAGAAGAATGCAGGAAGGCCTTATACAGGAGTAAAGGACATCGAAGATCTTTTAGAAGTACTCTCTTGGATCGATGCGGAAGATGAGATCGCAAAAGTGTATACGATCACAGGTGGTTCCGTAATCACTTCTCTCAAGAAGAAGAATGAAATAGACTTCTATTTGGAATATGCACAGGCCATTGAGGAAAGATTTCCAGGCCGATGGATGGGAAAGATCGTTTCCCAAGCCTGGGAGAAGGAAGACTGCCAGAAGTTCAAGGACGTAGGCATCCAAGTCTATCATCCCAACTACGAGGTATGGGAACCGGAACTATTCCGTAAGATCTGTCCAGGAAAGGAATCCTATATCGGAAGAGATACTTGGATCAGAAGGATTGTGGATTCCGCCGAAGTGTTCGGACCATCTTATGTGATCCCGAATTTTGTAGGGGGAGTGGAACTCTCACAACCTTGGGGATTCTCCACAGTCTCTGAAGCGATCCGATCCACAGGAGAAGGTTTGGACTTCTTCATGTCCAAGGGGATCATGCCTCGTTTCACAGCTTGGTGCCCCGAACCTTATACGACTCTCGGAACCCAAGCGGGACCTCCGTTGGAATATTTCTGCGAACTACTCACAGTCTGGAAGGCTACATTCGAAAAATATAATCTTCCAGTTCCTCCGGGATATGGTGAACCGGGCCCAGGAAAGGCGGTCTTTTCAGTTTCCGCCTTTATGGACGTGATCGGATATCAAGGGAGAAATTAA